ATACATAGCGATCAATGGCATCTCAGATGATTTCTGAATCATATCACCACTTGCAATTTTACCTTCTCCTGAAATATTAATGGTAGTAACTTTACATGGAGGAGGACAAACTTCACATGCTGGGCAATAAGGGTCTCTATTTGCTATGAAACTTGAAGGTCTCGGACAATCTGGGCATGGAGGACAATCAAATTCACCTGGCTTTTGAGGTATATAAAGTGCGTTACCACACTTTCTCATTATATATAGGTAACAAGGGCCGTCTTTAGCTAAGATTTTAAATGTTCTAAATTCTCTAGCCAATACAGACCAACGATATTGGTGGTTTCTCGTGTAAGCACCCATCCATCCCAAAGTTCCTTTTGGCAAAACCTCTGGAACAATTTTACTTGCTGTGAAGCTAGGATCTTTAAAACCTGAATAACCCAACAACTTTAAAAGTCTATCCATTTCTACTCTACTCCTTCTAGAGTTTCCACTATAAACTTTTTTCAAGTGCTTATATGCCCCTTCTGATGAAAAATCAAGAATTTCTCCAAATTGTGGACTAGTACCTAAACGAGTTAAATTAACTGGTTTTTTTGTAGAATAATCTCCAAAAGCATTAGTTAAAATATCTCGGCACTCGTATTGAGATTGAGCGTTAATGTGTGTAGATAACATTGAAGCAATAACAAAAGCCCCAAAAAATATTAATTTCTTCATTATATAGAAGTTTATAAAAGTTTGAAAGAGTCGGTAAAAATACAACAAAGTATTAATACAAACTCAAATACATAAAACTTATTAGAGTTTAAAGATAATCAAATCGGCATTTACGCCGTATAAATAGGTATAAATAATTATTCCTTATAGTTTTGCGGCAACATTAAAAAGAAACAAAACATGAGTTTATTAACAGTTGGGTCGGTTGCTTTCGATAAAATCGAAACTCCATTCGGCAAAACAGACAAAATAATAGGTGGAGCTGCTACTTATATTACACTTGCCGCTTCATATTTTACAAAAAAAAATAACCTTGTCGGAATAGTTGGGAAAGATTTTCCCCAATCTATGGTCACAATTTTAAAAAATCATGGAATTGGACTTGAGGGACTTGAGCAAGACGAAAACGGTTTGACTTTTTTCTGGTCAGGTAAGTATCATAATGACATGAACAGTAGAGATACATTAGAAACTCAACTAAATGTTCTTGATAATTATGTACCAAAGGTTCCTGCTTCATATCAAGACACGGAGTACCTAATGCTTGGTAATATGGTACCAGCTGTGCAGCACGAAACTCTAAAAAAACTCAGCATAAGACCAAAATTTGTCATGCTAGACACCATGAACTTATGGATGGATATAGCAATGGATGACCTTAAGGCTGTGATAAAGGAGATTGACTGCCTCACTATTAATGATTCAGAAGCAAGACAACTAAGTGGTGAATATTCGCTTAGAAAAGCAGCAAAAATCATAATGGCTACAGGACCTAAAACTCTTATAATAAAGAAAGGGGAGCACGGGGCTTTACTTTTTCATGAAGAAAGAATATTCTTTTGCCCAGCATTACCTTTGGAAGAAGTTTTTGATCCAACGGGTGCGGGAGACTCATTTGCTGGAGGATTTATTGGTCACCTAGCAAAAACAGATGACCTAAGCTTTGAAAATATGAAGAGAGCGGTAATCTATGGTTCAGCAATGGCTTCTTTTTGTGT
This portion of the Spirosomataceae bacterium TFI 002 genome encodes:
- a CDS encoding Sugar or nucleoside kinase, ribokinase family yields the protein MSLLTVGSVAFDKIETPFGKTDKIIGGAATYITLAASYFTKKNNLVGIVGKDFPQSMVTILKNHGIGLEGLEQDENGLTFFWSGKYHNDMNSRDTLETQLNVLDNYVPKVPASYQDTEYLMLGNMVPAVQHETLKKLSIRPKFVMLDTMNLWMDIAMDDLKAVIKEIDCLTINDSEARQLSGEYSLRKAAKIIMATGPKTLIIKKGEHGALLFHEERIFFCPALPLEEVFDPTGAGDSFAGGFIGHLAKTDDLSFENMKRAVIYGSAMASFCVEKFGTERMQNLTETEIDNRVMEFVQLASFELS